A DNA window from Citrobacter tructae contains the following coding sequences:
- a CDS encoding dicarboxylate/amino acid:cation symporter → MANANKLTLFIVVFMLAGILSGAVIHSWASPGVVTAWADNITLLTDIFLRLIKMVIAPLVFSTLTVGIMRLGETSTIGRVGGKAMLWFISSSVLSILVGLFVVSLEQPGSGLNLAIPLEATDTGLAVSGMSLKGFLTHTIPTSIAEAMANNEILQIVVFSMFFGIGGASLGEKFNAPLVAALDVVSHIMLKVTGYVMYVAPLAIFAAISSVIATQGLGILLNYASFIGGYYVAILLTCLVLLAVGYIMLKKEVFRLVSMLKDPVLVAFTTSSSEAAYPKTLEQLTKFGCSRNIVSFVLPIGYSFNLVGSMVYCSFASMFIAQAYNIHLSFAEITVLMLTLMLASKGIAGVPRSALVVLAATIPSFNIPVAGILLLMGIDHFLDMGRSAINVLGNGIATAMLAQDEGLLEEEPELVEREA, encoded by the coding sequence GTGGCAAATGCAAACAAACTCACGTTGTTCATCGTGGTCTTTATGCTGGCGGGGATCCTGTCAGGCGCAGTGATCCACTCCTGGGCCTCACCGGGTGTGGTGACCGCCTGGGCTGATAATATTACGCTGCTCACCGACATTTTCTTGCGGTTGATTAAAATGGTTATTGCGCCGTTAGTCTTCAGTACGCTGACCGTCGGCATTATGCGACTGGGAGAGACATCTACCATTGGTCGCGTCGGGGGCAAAGCCATGCTCTGGTTTATCAGTTCATCCGTGCTGTCTATCCTGGTCGGTCTATTCGTGGTCTCTCTTGAACAACCGGGTAGCGGTCTGAACCTGGCCATTCCTCTGGAAGCAACCGATACAGGCCTCGCCGTGAGCGGCATGAGCCTGAAAGGTTTCCTCACTCACACCATCCCGACCAGTATCGCCGAGGCGATGGCCAATAATGAGATCCTGCAAATCGTGGTGTTCTCAATGTTCTTCGGTATTGGCGGGGCCTCACTTGGTGAGAAATTTAACGCACCGCTGGTTGCCGCGCTGGATGTGGTCTCCCACATTATGCTGAAAGTAACCGGCTACGTGATGTATGTTGCGCCGCTGGCAATTTTTGCCGCTATCTCCTCCGTCATCGCCACCCAGGGCTTAGGGATCCTGCTCAACTATGCGTCTTTCATCGGCGGTTACTACGTTGCGATTCTGCTGACCTGCCTGGTCCTGCTGGCGGTCGGTTATATCATGTTGAAAAAAGAAGTTTTCCGCCTGGTCAGCATGCTGAAAGATCCGGTGCTGGTGGCCTTCACCACCAGCAGCTCTGAAGCCGCCTATCCTAAAACGCTTGAGCAACTCACTAAATTTGGCTGCTCGCGCAACATCGTGTCGTTCGTGCTGCCAATTGGCTACTCATTTAACCTGGTCGGCTCGATGGTGTACTGCTCTTTTGCGTCGATGTTTATTGCGCAGGCCTATAACATTCACCTTTCCTTCGCAGAAATCACCGTCCTGATGCTGACGTTAATGCTGGCGTCAAAAGGGATTGCCGGCGTACCACGTTCAGCGCTGGTGGTGCTGGCGGCAACGATTCCGAGCTTTAATATTCCGGTCGCCGGTATTCTGTTATTGATGGGTATCGACCACTTCCTGGATATGGGCCGCTCAGCGATTAACGTATTGGGCAACGGGATCGCCACCGCGATGCTGGCACAGGATGAGGGTTTACTGGAGGAAGAACCAGAGCTGGTTGAAAGGGAAGCCTAA
- the cheW gene encoding chemotaxis protein CheW, which yields MTGMSNVTKLAGEPSGQEFLVFTLGDEEYGIDILKVQEIRGYDQVTRIANTPSFIKGVTNLRGVIVPIVDLRVKFSQSDVDYNENTVVIVLNLGQRVVGIVVDGVSDVLSLTTDQIRPAPEFAVTLSTEYLTGLGALGDRMLILVNIEKLLNSDEMALLDIAASHVA from the coding sequence ATGACCGGTATGAGTAATGTAACTAAACTGGCCGGCGAACCGTCAGGTCAGGAATTCCTCGTGTTTACGCTGGGGGATGAAGAGTACGGCATCGATATCCTGAAAGTGCAGGAAATCCGTGGTTATGATCAGGTGACGCGCATCGCCAATACGCCATCTTTTATTAAAGGGGTGACTAACCTGCGCGGTGTGATTGTGCCGATTGTTGATCTGCGCGTGAAATTCAGTCAGAGCGACGTTGATTACAACGAGAACACCGTGGTGATTGTGCTGAATTTGGGTCAACGCGTGGTGGGTATTGTGGTTGATGGTGTGTCAGATGTGCTGTCACTGACGACCGATCAAATCCGTCCGGCACCGGAGTTTGCGGTCACGCTGTCAACGGAATATTTGACAGGGCTGGGCGCTCTGGGTGACCGGATGCTGATTCTGGTGAATATTGAAAAGCTGCTGAACAGCGACGAAATGGCATTGCTGGATATTGCGGCAAGTCACGTAGCCTAA
- the cheA gene encoding chemotaxis protein CheA — MSMDISDFYQTFFDEADELLADMEQHLLDLVPESPDSEQLNAIFRAAHSIKGGAGTFGFTILQETTHLMENLLDEARRGEMQLNADIINLFLETKDIMQEQLDAYKSSEEPDAASFEYICHALRQLALEAKGETAPAVVNPAKLSVVDGTTMQEETIAQETATPDEVKKRIVLSRLKAGEVDLLEEELGNLATLTDVVKSSDTLSATIEGDLAEDDIIAVLCFVIEADQIEFTTVASAPVEAVTVVEEPQPVAVIPVVKAAASEPPQGRVEREKPARASESTSIRVAVEKVDQLINLVGELVITQSMLAQRSNELDPVNHGDLITSMGQLQRNARDLQESVMSIRMMPMEYVFSRFPRLVRDLAGKLGKHVELTQIGSSTELDKSLIERIIDPLTHLVRNSLDHGIELPEKRLESGKNPVGNLTLSAEHQGGNICIEVTDDGAGLNRERILAKAISQGMPIHENMSDDEVGMLIFAPGFSTAEQVTDVSGRGVGMDVVKRNIQEMGGHVEIQSKQGQGTTIRILLPLTLAILDGMSVRVADEVFILPLNAVMESLQPREEDLHPLAGGERVLEVRGEYLPLVELWKVFEVEGAKTEATQGIVVILQSAGRRYALLVDQLIGQHQVVVKNLESNYRKVPGISAATILGDGSVALIVDVSALQGLNREQRVAITAA, encoded by the coding sequence GTGAGCATGGATATTAGCGATTTTTATCAGACCTTTTTTGATGAAGCTGACGAACTGTTGGCTGACATGGAGCAGCACCTGCTTGATTTGGTTCCTGAATCTCCAGATTCTGAGCAACTGAATGCCATTTTTCGTGCGGCGCACTCGATTAAAGGCGGGGCGGGCACCTTCGGCTTTACTATTTTGCAGGAAACGACCCATTTAATGGAGAACCTGCTGGATGAAGCGCGGCGTGGTGAGATGCAGCTCAATGCCGACATTATCAACCTGTTTTTGGAAACAAAAGATATTATGCAAGAACAGCTCGACGCCTATAAAAGCTCTGAAGAGCCGGATGCCGCCAGCTTTGAGTACATTTGTCATGCGCTACGACAGTTAGCGCTCGAAGCAAAAGGCGAAACCGCACCAGCGGTCGTCAACCCTGCCAAACTGAGCGTTGTTGACGGCACGACGATGCAGGAAGAGACGATTGCGCAGGAAACTGCCACCCCTGACGAAGTTAAAAAACGAATTGTCCTCTCGCGTCTGAAGGCCGGTGAAGTGGATTTACTGGAAGAAGAACTGGGGAACCTGGCGACCTTAACGGATGTGGTCAAAAGTAGCGATACGCTATCGGCAACGATCGAGGGTGACCTCGCTGAAGATGACATCATTGCGGTACTCTGCTTTGTAATAGAAGCCGACCAGATTGAGTTTACCACCGTCGCCTCTGCCCCCGTTGAGGCGGTGACCGTGGTGGAAGAACCGCAGCCGGTTGCCGTTATCCCGGTGGTTAAAGCCGCCGCCAGCGAGCCGCCGCAGGGGCGCGTCGAGAGAGAAAAACCCGCACGGGCCAGCGAATCCACGAGTATTCGCGTAGCGGTTGAGAAGGTCGATCAACTGATTAACCTGGTCGGTGAACTGGTGATCACACAGTCGATGCTGGCCCAGCGTTCTAACGAACTGGATCCGGTAAACCATGGGGATCTCATCACCAGCATGGGTCAGTTACAACGTAACGCCCGCGATTTACAAGAATCGGTGATGTCGATTCGTATGATGCCAATGGAGTATGTCTTCAGTCGCTTCCCGCGTCTGGTACGCGATCTGGCGGGCAAACTGGGAAAACACGTTGAACTGACACAAATTGGTAGCTCCACCGAACTCGATAAAAGCCTGATTGAACGCATTATCGATCCGCTGACGCACCTGGTGCGCAACAGCCTCGACCACGGTATTGAACTGCCGGAAAAACGCCTCGAATCCGGGAAAAATCCGGTCGGCAACCTGACGTTGTCCGCTGAGCATCAGGGCGGAAATATTTGTATCGAAGTCACCGATGACGGCGCGGGACTGAACCGCGAGCGCATCCTGGCCAAAGCCATCTCGCAGGGCATGCCTATCCACGAAAACATGAGCGATGATGAAGTCGGCATGCTGATCTTCGCGCCGGGGTTCTCGACTGCCGAGCAGGTGACGGATGTCTCCGGTCGCGGTGTCGGGATGGATGTGGTGAAGCGAAATATCCAGGAAATGGGCGGGCATGTTGAGATCCAGTCGAAACAGGGACAGGGCACGACTATCCGGATTTTGCTACCGCTGACGCTGGCGATTCTGGACGGTATGTCCGTTCGTGTGGCGGATGAGGTATTCATTCTGCCGCTGAATGCGGTGATGGAATCGCTGCAACCTCGCGAAGAAGATCTCCATCCGTTGGCCGGGGGAGAACGCGTGCTCGAAGTACGTGGTGAATATTTACCGCTGGTTGAGTTGTGGAAAGTGTTTGAGGTTGAAGGCGCTAAAACCGAAGCAACTCAGGGCATCGTGGTGATTTTACAAAGCGCGGGACGTCGCTATGCGCTGCTGGTCGATCAACTCATTGGTCAACACCAGGTGGTGGTAAAAAACCTGGAAAGCAATTACCGCAAAGTGCCAGGCATTTCTGCCGCAACGATCCTCGGCGACGGCAGCGTCGCGCTGATTGTCGATGTTTCTGCATTGCAGGGGTTAAACCGCGAACAACGTGTGGCGATCACCGCCGCCTGA
- the motB gene encoding flagellar motor protein MotB has product MKNQAHPIIVVKRRKHKSHGGGAHGSWKIAYADFMTAMMAFFLVMWLISISSPKELIQIAEYFRTPLATAVTGGNRISNSQSPIPGGGDDYTQQQGEVNRQPNIDELRKRMEQSRLSKLRGDLDQLIESDPKLRALRPHLKIDLVQEGLRIQIIDSQNRPMFKTGSAEVEPYMRDILRAIAPVLNDIPNRISLSGHTDDYPYANGEKGYSNWELSADRANASRRELVSGGLDTGKVLRVVGMAATMRLSDRGPEDAINRRISLLVLNKQAEEAILHENAESQNEPVSVLQQPAVVPPASVPTSPPANPR; this is encoded by the coding sequence ATGAAAAATCAGGCCCATCCCATTATCGTCGTCAAACGACGTAAACATAAAAGTCACGGTGGTGGGGCGCATGGTTCATGGAAAATTGCCTACGCCGACTTTATGACTGCGATGATGGCCTTCTTTCTGGTGATGTGGCTCATTTCCATTTCCAGCCCGAAAGAACTGATCCAGATTGCCGAATATTTCCGTACGCCTCTGGCCACCGCGGTCACCGGTGGAAATCGAATTTCAAACAGCCAAAGTCCGATCCCTGGTGGGGGAGATGATTACACCCAACAGCAAGGGGAAGTGAACCGGCAGCCGAATATCGACGAGCTGAGAAAACGCATGGAGCAAAGTCGCCTGAGTAAATTACGCGGCGACCTGGACCAGCTTATTGAGTCCGATCCTAAGCTGCGCGCGCTGCGTCCGCATTTGAAGATTGATTTGGTGCAGGAAGGGCTGCGTATTCAGATTATCGACAGTCAGAACCGCCCGATGTTTAAGACCGGGAGCGCCGAGGTTGAACCGTATATGCGCGATATCCTGCGGGCAATTGCGCCGGTTTTGAACGACATCCCTAACCGAATCAGCCTGTCCGGTCATACGGATGATTATCCTTATGCCAACGGTGAGAAAGGCTATAGCAACTGGGAATTGTCGGCTGACCGCGCCAACGCCTCGCGCCGCGAACTGGTTAGCGGTGGTCTGGACACGGGAAAAGTATTACGGGTGGTAGGCATGGCCGCCACGATGCGTCTGAGCGATCGCGGTCCTGAGGACGCCATCAACCGCCGTATAAGTCTGCTGGTGCTGAATAAGCAAGCAGAAGAGGCCATTTTGCATGAAAACGCTGAAAGCCAGAATGAGCCGGTAAGTGTCTTACAACAGCCAGCGGTTGTTCCGCCGGCAAGCGTTCCCACATCGCCACCAGCCAATCCGAGGTGA
- the motA gene encoding flagellar motor stator protein MotA produces MLILLGYLVVIGTVFGGYMMTGGHLGALYQPAELVIIGGAGIGAFIVGNNGKAIKGTMKAIPMLFRRSKYTKAMYMDLLALLYRLMAKSRQQGMFSLERDIENPKESEIFASYPRILADAVMLDFIVDYLRLIISGNMNTFEIEALMDEEIETHESESEVPANSLAMVGDSLPAFGIVAAVMGVVHALASADRPAAELGSLIAHAMVGTFLGILLAYGFISPLASVLRQKSAETTKMMQCVKITLLSNLNGYAPPIAVEFGRKTLYSSERPSFIELEEHVRAVRNPTAQQTTEEA; encoded by the coding sequence GTGCTGATCTTATTAGGTTACCTGGTTGTTATTGGTACAGTTTTCGGCGGCTATATGATGACCGGCGGACACCTTGGGGCACTCTATCAACCGGCTGAGCTGGTGATCATCGGTGGCGCGGGTATCGGGGCATTCATTGTCGGTAATAACGGCAAAGCCATTAAGGGGACGATGAAAGCGATCCCCATGCTCTTTCGTCGTTCAAAATACACCAAAGCCATGTATATGGATCTGCTGGCGCTGCTGTATCGCCTGATGGCCAAGTCACGTCAGCAGGGCATGTTCTCGCTTGAACGCGATATCGAAAATCCCAAAGAGAGTGAAATCTTCGCCAGCTATCCACGCATTCTTGCGGATGCCGTGATGCTTGATTTTATTGTCGATTATCTGCGTCTGATCATCAGCGGCAACATGAACACGTTTGAAATTGAAGCGCTGATGGACGAAGAAATTGAAACGCATGAGAGTGAGTCGGAAGTCCCGGCCAACAGTCTGGCGATGGTCGGTGATTCATTACCGGCTTTCGGTATCGTGGCGGCCGTTATGGGTGTTGTTCACGCCCTGGCTTCCGCCGATCGTCCGGCGGCTGAGTTGGGTTCACTGATTGCGCATGCGATGGTGGGGACATTTCTCGGTATTTTATTGGCCTATGGATTCATTTCTCCTCTTGCCAGCGTTTTGCGTCAGAAAAGCGCTGAAACAACCAAAATGATGCAATGCGTGAAGATAACCCTGCTTTCCAACCTGAATGGCTACGCTCCGCCGATTGCCGTCGAGTTTGGTCGTAAGACGCTGTATTCCAGCGAACGTCCGTCGTTTATCGAACTGGAAGAACATGTTCGTGCGGTGAGAAACCCAACTGCGCAGCAAACGACCGAGGAAGCATGA
- the flhC gene encoding flagellar transcriptional regulator FlhC produces MMMSEKSIVQEARDIQLAMELITLGARLQMLESETQLSRGRLIKLYKELRGSPPPKGMLPFSTDWFMTWEQNIHASMFCNAWQFLLKTGLCSGVDAVIKAYRLYLEQCPQPAEGPLLALTRAWTLVRFVDSGLLELSTCNCCGGNFITHAHQPAGSFACSLCQPPSRAVKRRKLSQNAADIIPQLLDEQIEQAV; encoded by the coding sequence TTGATGATGAGCGAAAAAAGCATCGTTCAGGAAGCGCGTGATATCCAGTTAGCCATGGAATTAATCACACTGGGCGCCCGTTTGCAAATGCTGGAAAGCGAAACGCAACTCAGCCGTGGTCGCCTCATCAAGCTGTATAAAGAATTACGCGGTAGTCCTCCGCCGAAAGGGATGCTTCCTTTTTCCACCGATTGGTTTATGACGTGGGAGCAAAATATTCATGCTTCTATGTTTTGCAATGCATGGCAATTTCTTCTTAAAACGGGCCTGTGCAGCGGCGTAGATGCCGTTATTAAAGCGTATCGTTTGTATCTTGAACAATGTCCGCAACCGGCTGAAGGGCCGCTACTCGCTTTAACCCGCGCGTGGACGCTTGTCCGTTTTGTCGACAGCGGATTGTTAGAACTGTCTACCTGCAACTGCTGCGGCGGAAATTTTATTACCCACGCGCACCAGCCCGCAGGCAGCTTTGCTTGCAGTTTATGTCAGCCGCCATCGCGCGCCGTAAAAAGACGTAAACTTTCCCAGAATGCTGCCGATATTATTCCACAACTGCTGGATGAACAGATCGAACAGGCTGTTTAA
- the flhD gene encoding flagellar transcriptional regulator FlhD: protein MHTSELLKHIYDINLSYLLLAQRLIVQDKASAMFRLGISEEMADTLGTLTLPQMVKLAETNQLVCHFRFDDHQTVTRLTQDSRVDDLQQIHTGIMLSTRLLSDINDAARKKRA, encoded by the coding sequence ATGCATACATCCGAGTTGCTGAAACACATTTATGACATAAATTTGTCATATTTATTGCTTGCACAGCGTCTAATCGTTCAGGACAAGGCTTCCGCGATGTTTCGCCTTGGTATCAGCGAAGAGATGGCGGACACGTTGGGAACATTAACCCTTCCTCAAATGGTCAAACTGGCGGAAACAAACCAACTGGTATGCCATTTCCGTTTTGACGATCATCAAACGGTTACCCGCCTGACGCAAGACTCCCGCGTCGACGATCTTCAGCAAATTCACACAGGTATCATGCTTTCAACGCGTCTGTTAAGCGACATCAATGATGCGGCGCGTAAGAAAAGGGCTTGA
- the uspC gene encoding universal stress protein UspC: MSYTHILVAVAATPESHQLLAKAVSIARPVNARISLVTLVSDPELYNQFAAPMLEDLRDVMQEETQNFIDKLTHEAQYPIEHTFITYGALNEHILDICRKHAVDLVIYGNHNHSFFSRASCSAKSVVSASQVDVLLVPLAGD; this comes from the coding sequence ATGAGCTACACGCACATTCTTGTCGCGGTTGCCGCCACCCCCGAAAGCCACCAGCTGTTAGCAAAAGCCGTTTCTATCGCTCGTCCTGTCAACGCCCGTATTAGCCTGGTAACCCTGGTCTCGGATCCCGAGCTGTATAACCAGTTCGCGGCCCCCATGCTGGAGGACCTGCGTGATGTAATGCAAGAAGAGACGCAGAATTTTATCGACAAGCTCACCCATGAGGCGCAGTACCCCATTGAGCACACCTTTATTACCTATGGGGCACTCAACGAACATATTCTGGATATCTGCCGCAAACACGCCGTCGATCTCGTCATTTATGGCAACCATAACCACAGCTTCTTTTCGCGAGCATCCTGCTCCGCGAAAAGCGTTGTCAGCGCGAGTCAGGTCGATGTGTTACTGGTACCGCTGGCGGGTGATTAA
- the otsA gene encoding alpha,alpha-trehalose-phosphate synthase — protein sequence MSRLVVVSNRIASPDDKGSAGGLAVGVLGALKTAGGLWFGWSGEIGNEDKPLKKVTRGNITWASFNLCEQDYEEYYCQFSNAVLWPAFHYRLDLVQFQRPAWEGYQRVNTLLVDKLLPLLNDDDIIWVHDYHLLPFASELRKRGVNNRIGFFLHIPFPTPEIFNALPPHDVLLEQLCDFDLLGFQTENDRQAFIDALSVQTRVTTRGDNHHQAWGKVFRTQVYPIGIAPDEIARQAAGALPPKMAQLKAELKNVKNIFSVERLDYSKGLPERFQAYEALLERYPQHHGKIRYTQIAPTSREEVQAYQDIRHQLETEAGRINGKYGQLGWTPLYYLNQYFDRKLLMKIFRYSDVGLVTPLRDGMNLVAKEFVAAQDPANPGVLVLSQFAGAAHELTSALIVNPYDRDDVAGALNRALTMPLAERISRHAEMLEIIVKNDINNWQARFIRDLKKVTPRQAESQPHDTVADFPKLA from the coding sequence ATGAGTCGTTTAGTCGTAGTCTCTAATCGAATTGCCTCACCGGATGACAAAGGTAGTGCTGGCGGCCTGGCGGTTGGCGTGCTGGGGGCATTGAAAACGGCAGGTGGGTTGTGGTTTGGCTGGAGCGGTGAGATCGGTAATGAAGACAAACCGTTAAAAAAAGTCACCCGCGGCAATATCACCTGGGCATCGTTTAATCTGTGTGAGCAAGATTACGAAGAGTATTACTGCCAGTTTTCGAATGCCGTCTTATGGCCTGCCTTTCACTATCGTCTGGATCTGGTACAGTTTCAGCGTCCGGCATGGGAAGGTTATCAGCGGGTCAATACATTATTGGTCGATAAACTGCTGCCCTTACTTAACGATGACGACATCATCTGGGTTCATGATTACCATTTATTACCGTTTGCCAGTGAACTGCGTAAACGTGGCGTGAATAATCGTATCGGTTTTTTCCTGCATATTCCTTTCCCGACGCCGGAGATATTCAACGCGCTGCCCCCACATGATGTGTTGCTTGAGCAATTGTGTGATTTTGACTTACTGGGATTCCAGACTGAGAACGATCGTCAGGCTTTTATCGACGCGCTGAGTGTACAAACCCGGGTAACCACGCGCGGCGACAATCATCATCAGGCCTGGGGCAAGGTATTCCGTACCCAGGTCTATCCTATCGGTATTGCGCCCGATGAAATTGCCCGCCAGGCGGCCGGGGCACTGCCGCCGAAAATGGCGCAGCTCAAAGCCGAGCTAAAAAACGTGAAGAATATATTTTCGGTTGAGCGACTGGACTACTCCAAAGGCTTGCCGGAGCGATTTCAGGCCTATGAGGCACTTCTGGAACGTTACCCTCAGCATCACGGTAAAATTCGCTATACCCAAATAGCACCGACATCGCGTGAAGAGGTGCAGGCTTATCAGGATATACGCCACCAACTGGAGACGGAAGCAGGGCGCATCAACGGTAAATACGGGCAACTGGGGTGGACGCCGCTCTATTATTTGAATCAGTATTTTGATCGTAAATTGCTGATGAAGATATTCCGTTATTCGGATGTCGGGCTGGTGACGCCATTGCGGGATGGGATGAACCTGGTTGCCAAAGAGTTCGTGGCTGCGCAAGATCCCGCCAATCCAGGCGTGCTGGTGTTATCGCAATTTGCCGGGGCAGCGCATGAACTGACCTCAGCGCTGATTGTTAATCCTTATGACCGGGATGATGTCGCGGGCGCATTAAACCGCGCGTTAACCATGCCGCTTGCCGAACGTATATCCCGCCACGCCGAGATGCTGGAAATTATCGTTAAAAATGATATCAACAACTGGCAGGCGCGTTTTATTCGCGATTTAAAAAAGGTCACGCCGCGTCAGGCTGAAAGTCAGCCGCACGACACCGTGGCTGACTTTCCAAAACTGGCCTGA
- the otsB gene encoding trehalose-phosphatase, protein MTASRTVPPELPANCAYFFDLDGTLAEIKPHPDQVIVPQTILQLLHCLATHNAGALALISGRSMAELDALTQPFCFPLAGVHGAERRDINGHTHIVSLPQNVERDISALLQAALAGLPGTTLETKGMAFALHYRQAPQHEAALLALAERITRRWPQLALQPGKCVVEIKPKGTNKGEAIAAFMQEVPFAGRLPVFVGDDLTDESGFSVVNRADGVSVKVGSGATQAMWRLAGVTDVWRWLEQINCPQQEQKVTNDRSDDHESFSRSL, encoded by the coding sequence GTGACAGCATCGCGAACCGTACCCCCTGAACTACCCGCAAACTGTGCTTATTTTTTTGATCTCGATGGAACACTGGCTGAGATCAAGCCGCATCCCGATCAGGTCATCGTTCCGCAGACGATCCTGCAGTTATTACATTGCCTCGCGACGCACAATGCGGGAGCACTGGCATTGATTTCAGGGCGCTCAATGGCTGAACTTGACGCACTCACGCAGCCTTTTTGTTTTCCGCTTGCCGGAGTTCATGGAGCCGAGCGTCGCGACATCAATGGTCACACCCACATTGTGAGTCTTCCTCAGAACGTTGAACGTGACATTAGCGCGTTATTGCAGGCAGCGCTGGCAGGTTTACCCGGTACGACGCTGGAAACAAAAGGCATGGCGTTTGCTCTGCATTATCGACAGGCTCCGCAGCATGAAGCCGCGCTGCTGGCGTTGGCGGAACGCATCACGCGCAGATGGCCGCAGCTCGCCCTGCAGCCAGGTAAATGTGTGGTCGAGATAAAACCTAAGGGCACGAACAAAGGCGAAGCGATTGCCGCATTCATGCAGGAAGTGCCTTTTGCCGGACGCCTTCCCGTTTTTGTCGGTGATGATTTAACGGATGAATCGGGTTTCAGTGTGGTAAACCGCGCTGACGGTGTTTCCGTGAAGGTGGGGAGCGGCGCGACCCAGGCGATGTGGCGTCTGGCTGGTGTAACGGACGTCTGGCGCTGGCTGGAGCAGATCAACTGTCCACAGCAAGAACAAAAAGTAACGAATGACAGGAGTGATGACCATGAGTCGTTTAGTCGTAGTCTCTAA
- the araH gene encoding L-arabinose ABC transporter permease AraH: MSSVSTSGSGAAKSALNLGRIWDQYGMLVVFAVLFLVCALFVPNFASFINMKGLGLAVSMSGMVACGMLFCLASGDFDLSVASVIACAGVTTAVVINMTESLWIGVAAGLLLGVLCGLVNGFVIARLKINALITTLATMQIVRGLAYIISDGKAVGIEDERFFALGYANWLGLPAPIWLTVGCFIIFGLLLNKTTFGRNTLAIGGNEEAARLAGVPVVRTKIIIFILSGLVSAVAGIILASRMTSGQPMTSIGYELIVISACVLGGVSLKGGIGKISYVVAGVLILGTVENAMNLLNISPFAQYVVRGLILLAAVIFDRYKQKAKRTI; the protein is encoded by the coding sequence ATGTCTTCCGTTTCTACATCGGGTTCTGGCGCAGCCAAATCAGCGCTAAATCTTGGCAGAATTTGGGATCAGTACGGGATGCTGGTGGTTTTTGCCGTGCTGTTTCTCGTGTGCGCCCTCTTTGTGCCAAACTTTGCCTCTTTTATTAATATGAAGGGGCTTGGACTGGCGGTTTCCATGTCGGGTATGGTTGCGTGTGGGATGCTGTTTTGCCTGGCTTCCGGTGACTTTGACCTCTCCGTCGCGTCTGTGATTGCCTGTGCAGGGGTCACGACTGCGGTGGTCATCAATATGACCGAAAGTCTGTGGATTGGCGTCGCTGCTGGGCTGCTGCTGGGCGTTCTTTGCGGCCTGGTGAACGGTTTTGTCATTGCACGTTTAAAAATAAACGCGCTGATTACCACTCTTGCGACCATGCAGATTGTGCGCGGCCTGGCCTATATTATCTCTGACGGTAAAGCGGTCGGTATCGAAGACGAACGCTTCTTCGCCCTCGGCTACGCTAACTGGCTGGGGCTGCCTGCTCCTATCTGGTTGACTGTTGGTTGCTTCATTATTTTTGGCTTACTGCTGAATAAAACTACCTTTGGGCGTAACACGCTGGCCATCGGCGGTAATGAAGAGGCTGCACGTCTGGCGGGGGTTCCGGTTGTCCGCACCAAGATCATTATCTTCATCCTTTCCGGTCTGGTATCGGCCGTCGCAGGGATTATCCTGGCGTCGCGTATGACCAGTGGTCAGCCAATGACGTCTATCGGCTATGAGCTGATTGTGATTTCAGCGTGTGTGCTGGGGGGCGTTTCGCTCAAAGGCGGCATCGGAAAAATCTCATATGTAGTGGCTGGGGTACTGATCCTCGGGACGGTGGAAAACGCGATGAACTTGCTGAATATTTCTCCGTTCGCCCAGTACGTCGTGCGTGGCTTAATCCTGTTGGCGGCGGTGATCTTCGACCGTTACAAACAAAAAGCGAAGCGCACCATTTGA